From a single Shewanella donghaensis genomic region:
- the rpmD gene encoding 50S ribosomal protein L30, translating into MATKTFKVTQTKSGIGRLPKHRACLLGLGLRRIGHTVELEDTPSVRGMVNKVYYMVRVED; encoded by the coding sequence ATGGCTACTAAAACGTTTAAAGTAACACAGACAAAGAGTGGAATTGGTCGTTTACCAAAACACCGTGCCTGTTTATTAGGCTTAGGCCTAAGACGTATTGGCCACACTGTTGAACTTGAAGATACTCCTTCTGTTCGCGGTATGGTTAATAAAGTTTACTACATGGTAAGGGTGGAGGATTAA
- the rplO gene encoding 50S ribosomal protein L15 gives MRLNTLSPAAGSKSAPKRVGRGIGSGLGKTAGRGHKGQKSRSGGGVRIGFEGGQMPLKIRLPKFGFTSRKALVSAEVRLLELAKVNGDVIDLNALKDANVITRNIQFAKIVLSGTIERPVTVKGLKVTKGARAAIEAAGGKIEE, from the coding sequence ATGCGTTTAAATACTCTATCTCCAGCTGCAGGCTCTAAGTCTGCACCTAAGCGTGTAGGTCGTGGTATTGGTTCTGGTTTGGGTAAAACTGCAGGTCGTGGTCATAAGGGACAAAAGTCTCGTTCTGGCGGCGGTGTGCGTATCGGTTTTGAGGGTGGTCAAATGCCTCTTAAAATTCGTTTACCTAAATTCGGTTTTACCTCGCGCAAAGCTTTGGTCTCAGCTGAAGTTCGTTTACTCGAACTAGCAAAAGTTAACGGTGATGTTATCGACCTTAACGCTCTGAAAGATGCGAACGTTATTACTCGCAACATACAGTTTGCGAAAATCGTTCTTTCAGGTACCATTGAACGCCCTGTGACTGTTAAAGGTCTAAAGGTAACCAAAGGTGCACGTGCAGCTATTGAAGCTGCCGGTGGCAAGATCGAGGAATAA
- the secY gene encoding preprotein translocase subunit SecY produces MAKPGLDLKSAKGGLSELKTRLLFVIGAIIVFRAGSFVPIPGIDAAVLADLFAQQKDTILGMFNMFSGGALERASIFALGIMPYISASIIMQLLTVVHPALAELKKEGESGRKKISQYTRYGTLVLGTLQAIGIATGLPSLVPGLVVNVGFGFYFVAVVSLVTGTMFLMWLGEQITERGIGNGISILIFAGIVAGLPSAIGQTAEQARQGDLNVLVLLLLAVVVFAVTYLVVFVERGQRRIVVNYAKRQQGRKVFAAQSTHLPLKVNMAGVIPPIFASSIILFPGTLAQWFGANESMSWLSDFALAVSPGQPLYSLLYATAIVFFCFFYTALVFNPRETADNLKKSGAFIPGIRPGEQTSRYIDKVMTRLTLAGAIYITFICLIPEFMLIAWKVQFYFGGTSLLIIVVVIMDFMAQVQTHMMSHQYESVMKKANLVNKANLDRFGR; encoded by the coding sequence ATGGCAAAACCAGGACTTGATTTAAAAAGCGCGAAAGGCGGTTTATCTGAATTGAAAACCCGTCTCCTGTTCGTGATTGGTGCGATTATCGTCTTTAGGGCCGGTTCGTTTGTACCGATTCCTGGTATTGACGCAGCTGTGTTAGCAGATCTGTTTGCTCAACAAAAAGATACCATCCTAGGCATGTTTAACATGTTCTCGGGTGGTGCTTTAGAGCGTGCCTCTATCTTTGCATTAGGTATTATGCCGTATATTTCGGCCTCTATTATCATGCAGTTACTGACTGTGGTTCATCCTGCACTTGCTGAATTGAAAAAAGAAGGCGAGTCAGGAAGGAAAAAAATCAGTCAGTATACTAGATACGGTACGTTAGTGTTGGGTACGCTCCAAGCAATCGGTATAGCAACAGGGTTACCAAGCCTAGTACCTGGCCTCGTGGTCAATGTAGGTTTTGGTTTTTACTTTGTTGCAGTTGTAAGTTTAGTGACAGGAACAATGTTCCTTATGTGGCTAGGTGAACAAATTACTGAGCGTGGTATTGGCAATGGTATCTCGATATTAATTTTCGCAGGTATTGTTGCTGGTTTACCATCTGCTATCGGCCAAACGGCTGAACAGGCTCGTCAAGGTGATTTGAATGTACTGGTTCTGTTGTTATTAGCAGTAGTCGTATTTGCAGTCACTTACTTAGTAGTATTTGTTGAACGTGGTCAACGTCGTATCGTCGTTAACTATGCTAAACGTCAACAAGGCCGTAAGGTCTTCGCAGCGCAAAGCACACATTTACCACTTAAAGTGAACATGGCAGGTGTGATTCCTCCAATTTTTGCATCCAGCATTATTTTGTTCCCAGGCACACTGGCTCAGTGGTTTGGTGCAAATGAGTCCATGTCATGGTTAAGCGATTTTGCCTTAGCTGTTTCACCTGGACAACCGCTGTATTCATTATTGTATGCAACAGCTATCGTTTTCTTCTGTTTCTTCTATACTGCGTTGGTATTTAACCCACGTGAGACAGCTGATAATTTGAAGAAAAGTGGTGCGTTCATTCCTGGGATTCGTCCTGGAGAACAGACTTCGCGTTACATTGATAAAGTTATGACTCGTTTAACCCTAGCGGGTGCGATTTATATTACCTTTATCTGTTTAATTCCGGAGTTCATGTTAATTGCGTGGAAAGTACAGTTCTATTTTGGCGGTACTTCACTACTAATTATTGTAGTCGTAATCATGGACTTCATGGCTCAGGTTCAGACTCATATGATGTCTCATCAGTATGAGTCTGTGATGAAGAAAGCTAATCTAGTTAACAAAGCGAATTTAGATCGCTTTGGTCGCTAA
- the rpmJ gene encoding 50S ribosomal protein L36 yields MKVRASVKRICRNCKIVKRSGVVRVICVEPKHKQRQG; encoded by the coding sequence ATGAAAGTTCGAGCTTCCGTGAAGAGGATCTGTCGTAATTGTAAGATCGTCAAGCGCAGTGGCGTTGTACGTGTGATTTGTGTTGAACCAAAACATAAACAGCGTCAAGGCTAA
- the rpsM gene encoding 30S ribosomal protein S13, with translation MARIAGINIPDQKHTVIALTAIFGIGRTRARAICAATSIAEDAKIKELSEAQIDILREEVAKYSVEGDLRREVSMNIKRLMDLGCYRGLRHRRSLPLRGQRTKTNARTRKGPRKPIRK, from the coding sequence GTGGCCCGTATCGCTGGCATTAACATTCCTGATCAAAAGCACACAGTCATCGCATTGACTGCAATTTTTGGTATTGGACGTACGCGCGCTAGAGCAATCTGCGCAGCTACTTCAATTGCTGAAGATGCTAAGATCAAGGAATTGAGCGAAGCTCAAATAGATATACTACGCGAAGAAGTTGCCAAATACTCAGTAGAGGGTGATTTACGTCGTGAGGTTTCAATGAACATCAAGCGTCTTATGGATCTTGGTTGTTATCGTGGCCTTCGTCATCGTCGTAGCCTGCCCCTTCGTGGGCAACGTACTAAGACTAATGCGCGTACGCGCAAAGGTCCGCGTAAACCAATCAGAAAGTAA